A window of Argopecten irradians isolate NY chromosome 1, Ai_NY, whole genome shotgun sequence contains these coding sequences:
- the LOC138316534 gene encoding uncharacterized protein, which yields MPPKKRRTAATNNVHAPEPQQQQANTASVPDADSRDVSQEPERGTTSITEDRLKALMKEAFKAGLQEARNQTGTISTGGIAANAQSGSAMPQDVGPPLMTSNTPATSNHSASAVTVEDSVGGLDSIILPANQLASMTTTSDELTSFSAGAQITTPLVDLVDPKIKQNILMGKFVDMSSITEKNTDSLQMVLSTDDSGNTNIQWVHKDTTNKPLTIEEWTTKFSIYIAVFCLNDQAAYPQLLKYQSMIRNLASKPADWQFYDTNFRRLRANANYSLRWDMLHLELWNEALSRRPTSGSSTNKPGICHKFARGEYCGGCRYSHKCGICNAKHPVTQCPVMAHSRPHIQTPPRFRQTFRPRQNTSNQPRFFPRGSGFGPQRPRHYYPY from the coding sequence ATGCCTCCCAAGAAGCGCCGGACGGCAGCTACAAATAATGTTCATGCGCCAGAGCCGCAACAACAACAGGCTAACACAGCTTCTGTGCCGGACGCCGATTCAAGGGATGTGTCCCAGGAACCTGAAAGGGGGACAACCTCTATAACTGAAGACCGGTTAAAGGCCCTGATGAAGGAGGCCTTTAAAGCAGGCTTACAGGAGGCAAGGAACCAAACCGGGACAATATCAACTGGCGGTATTGCTGCTAATGCACAGTCCGGCAGTGCCATGCCACAAGACGTAGGACCTCCACTCATGACCTCAAATACCCCAGCCACCTCTAATCATAGTGCGAGTGCTGTCACCGTGGAGGACTCTGTAGGTGGGTTAGATTCGATAATCCTTCCTGCTAATCAACTCGCCAGCATGACAACTACTTCTGATGAACTGACTAGTTTTTCAGCCGGGGCTCAGATAACCACCCCACTAGTGGATCTGGTTGATcctaaaattaaacaaaacatactAATGGGCAAGTTTGTGGACATGAGTTCAATAACAGAAAAGAACACTGACTCTTTACAAATGGTACTGTCTACAGATGACAGTGGAAATACAAACATTCAGTGGGTACACAAAGACACAACCAACAAACCCCTAACCATCGAAGAATGGACGACGAAATTCTCCATTTATATTGCCgttttttgtttaaatgatcAGGCAGCATATCCTCAGCTCCTCAAGTACCAGTCCATGATACGCAATTTAGCATCAAAACCAGCTGATTGGCAATTTTATGACACCAATTTTCGGCGTCTCCGCGCAAATGCTAATTACTCCCTCCGTTGGGACATGCTTCATCTCGAGCTATGGAATGAAGCTCTCTCCCGTCGTCCGACCTCGGGATCATCGACAAATAAACCGGGAATATGTCACAAATTTGCTCGCGGCGAGTATTGTGGTGGTTGTCGCTACTCCCATAAATGTGGCATTTGTAATGCCAAACATCCGGTAACGCAatgcccagttatggcacattcCCGTCCACATATACAGACACCCCCGCGTTTTCGGCAAACTTTTCGTCCCCGTCAAAACACCTCCAACCAGCCAAGATTTTTCCCCCGCGGTAGTGGTTTTGGACCCCAACGCCCTCGACATTACTACCCCTATTAA